The following coding sequences are from one Brassica napus cultivar Da-Ae unplaced genomic scaffold, Da-Ae ScsIHWf_1459;HRSCAF=2050, whole genome shotgun sequence window:
- the LOC106410855 gene encoding proteasome subunit beta type-2-A-like: MECVFGLVGNGFAIVAADTSAVHSILVHKNNEDKIMLLDSHKLIAASGEPGDRVQFTEYVQKNVSLYQFRNGIPLTTAAAANFTRGELATALRKNPYSVNILMAGYDKEAGASLYYIDYIATLHKVDKGAFGYGSYFSLSTMDRHFRSDMSVEEAIELVDKCITEIRSRLVIAPPNFVIKIVDKDGARTHAWRQSVQDVTTASV, translated from the exons ATGGAGTGCGTGTTCGGTCTGGTCGGAAATGGATTCGCTATCGTGGCGGCGGATACATCGGCGGTTCACAGTATCCTTGTCCACAAGAACAACGAGGACAAGATCATGCTCCTTGACTCACACAAGCTCATTGCCGCAAGCGGCGAGCCTGGTGACCG GGTTCAGTTTACTGAGTATGTACAGAAGAATGTGTCACTGTATCAGTTCAGAAACGGGATCCCATTGACTACCGCTGCTGCTGCCAACTTCACTCGTGGCGAGCTCGCCACTGCTTTGAGAAAG AATCCCTACTCTGTGAACATCCTGATGGCTGGCTACGACAAAGAAGCAGGCGCATCGCTATACTACATTGACTACATTGCAACTCTTCACAAGGTTGACAAGGGAGCATTCGGTTACGGCTCATACTTCTCTCTCTCCACGATGGACAGGCACTTCCGCAGCGACATGTCCGTTGAAGAAGCCATTGAACTGGTGGACAAATGCATAACTGAGATCAGGTCAAGGCTGGTGATTGCACCACCAAACTTTGTGATCAAGATCGTGGACAAGGATGGAGCTCGTACTCACGCTTGGCGTCAGTCTGTTCAAGATGTCACCACTGCTTCTGTCTAA
- the LOC106410695 gene encoding serine/threonine-protein kinase STY13 isoform X1, translated as MEKRSGEEEEGGVGKKDRIFRADKIDLKSLDKQLEKHLSRVWSRNLEITHKAKEEEWEINLAKLETRNVIARGTFGTVYKGIYDGEAVAVKVLDWEDDGQESKTNRTLFRQEVTVWHKLNHPNVTKFVGASMGTTNLKIPTADSENSLPQQACCVVVEYVSGGTLKQYLIRNRRKKLAFKVVIKLALDLSRGLSYLHSEKIVHRDVKTENMLLDVQSNLKIADFGVARVEALNPKDMTGETGTLGYMAPEVIDGKPYNRRCDVYSFGICLWEIYCCEMPYPDLSFVDVSSAVVLHNMRPEIPRCCPTVLANIMKKCWDGNPQRRPEMEEVVKMLEGIDTSKGGGMIPEDQIPGGCFCFAPARGP; from the exons ATGGAGAAGAGatcaggagaagaagaagaaggaggtgTTGGGAAGAAAGACAGGATCTTTCGAGCAGACAAGATCGATTTGAAGAGTTTAGATAAACAGCTTGAGAAACATCTGAGTAGGGTTTGGTCGAGGAACCTTGAGATAACTCATAAAGCTAAGGAGGAAGAGTGGGAGATTAATTTGGCTAAGTTGGAAACAAGGAATGTTATTGCTCGTGGTACTTTTGGGACGGTCTATAAAGGCATCTATGATGGTGAAGCTGTTGCag TGAAGGTGCTTGATTGGGAAGATGATGGTCAAGAAAGCAAAACAAATCGGACTTTATTTCGTCAAGAGGTCACTGTTTGGCACAAACTAAACCACCCAAATGTCACTAAG TTTGTTGGAGCATCAATGGGAACAACGAATCTGAAAATACCAACAGCTGATTCAGAAAACTCGTTACCTCAACAAGCTTGTTGTGTGGTTGTGGAATATGTTTCTGGTGGAACGTTGAAACAGTACTTGATCCGTAATAGACGCAAGAAACTCGCGTTTAAAGTTGTTATCAAACTCGCTCTCGACCTCTCTCGAGG GCTAAGCTATCTGCACTCAGAGAAGATTGTGCACCGTGATGTGAAAACAGAGAATATGCTTTTGGATGTTCAAAGTAATCTGAAAATAGCAGATTTTGGAGTAGCGAGAGTGGAAGCTCTGAATCCAAAGGACATGACTGGAGAAACGGGTACTCTTGGATACATGGCTCCTGAG GTTATAGATGGCAAGCCATACAACAGAAGGTGTGATGTTTACAGCTTTGGAATATGTTTATGGGAAATCTACTGCTGTGAAATGCCTTATCCTGATCTTAGCTTTGTCGATGTTTCTTCAGCTGTTGTCTTACAT AATATGAGACCGGAGATTCCGAGATGCTGCCCGACGGTATTGGCGAATATAATGAAGAAATGTTGGGATGGGAATCCGCAGAGACGACCAGAGATGGAGGAAGTGGTGAAGATGCTTGAAGGAATTGATACCAGTAAAGGCGGCGGTATGATACCTGAAGATCAAATTCCTGGCGGCTGCTTTTGCTTTGCTCCAGCTCGTGGCCCCTAA
- the LOC106432920 gene encoding uncharacterized protein LOC106432920 isoform X2: protein MDTDQEMSQNPPGFDGEQVPVSNHNFWENTLFDGDDHVKRSSFTPGETDLNQLPAIPPVSSGQGLPFAPVDFPSPGDVWTWRVGRRVSATGFHKDRFLILPERLKMKNAPKSFASKNTLSRYLETNFPEMDVNAFFASFSWNIPALFQPSADRVDAASLFEETNKEGENVEDGKNEGSTSRYSQRKRKQVQTQTYEPLQVKPKAIGRKATKQKPSSSSRRSTRQKQGDVVDLEAEEEEEKEAAATKPGNRMKKRRGSAAEKQEDAPIPHVYVSPMNGVLAVSHSPVEINPEEFDNYLNTLENLLQQQPSQAGQESSSSSSLPVTASSPVKEYEWAEARMKLSSLLDKDFSSLLMSNEAAELAALATKLKKDPSLSAEEIVRLKLIEEIPTFSQVFQENKNVIVEADRFFSALELNKAKVASLKYEYSDLKDKLGNIQTEVDANSETIRQIDDQIAQLQARRTELTRCISKKEKEKVDLSYGQKMVANSIPKVVQEVQAANSKKPEWEMKKENAVKREEEILNKFASLKALHIST from the exons ATGGATACGGATCAAGAGATGAGTCAAAATCCGCCTGG ATTTGATGGTGAACAAGTCCCAGTCAGTAACCACAACTTTTGGGAGAACACATTGTTTGATGGTGATGATCATGTGAAGAGAAGCTCCTTTACTCCTGGTGAAACGGATCTGAACCAACTCCCAGCGATTCCACCGGTTTCTAGTGGTCAAGGTTTGCCTTTTGCGCCTGTTGATTTCCCCAGCCCCGGCGATGTCTGGACGTGGAGAGTTGGGAGGAGAGTGAGTGCTACTGGGTTTCATAAGGATAGGTTCCTCATCCTCCCTGAGAGGCTTAAGATGAAGAATGCACCAAAGTCATTTGCCAGCAAAAACACTCTTTCTCGTTATCTCGAGACGAATTTCCCTGAGATGGATGTTAATGCCTTCTTTGCATCTTTTAGCTGGAACATCCCTGCTTTGTTTCAGCCCTCCGCCGATAGAG TTGATGCTGCATCTCTCTTTGAAGAGACTAACAAAGAAGGTGAGAATGTTGAGGATGGGAAGAATGAAGGTTCAACTTCGCGTTACAGCCAGAGGAAGAGAAAACAGGTGCAGACACAGACTTATGAGCCTCTTCAAGTTAAACCTAAAGCTATCGGCAGGAAAGCAACCAAACAGAAGCCATCCTCTTCTTCTAGACGCTCCACAAGACAGAAACAAGGCGATGTGGTTGACTtggaagcagaagaagaagaagagaaggaagcaGCTGCAACAAAACCCGGCAATAGAATGAAGAAACGCAGAGGTAGCGCTGCAGAGAAACAAGAAGATGCTCCGATTCCTCATGTCTATGTTTCTCCTATGAACGGTGTCCTTGCGGTCTCTCACTCCCCTGTGGAGATCAACCCGGAAGAGTTTGACAATTATCTTAACACACTGGAGAATCTTCTTCAGCAGCAGCCTTCACAAGCAGGACaggagtcttcttcttcttcttctcttcctgtTACTGCAAGCTCTCCAGTGAAAGAATATGAATGGGCAGAAGCTCGGATGAAGCTTTCATCGCTTCTCGACAAAGACTTCTCTTCCTTGCTCATGTCTAATGAAGCTGCGGAGCTAGCAGCCTTGGCAACAAAACTTAAGAAAGATCCAAGCCTCTCAGCTGAAGAGATTGTGAGGTTGAAGCTTATCGAAGAGATTCCAACTTTCAGCCAAGTGTTTCAGGAGAACAAGAACGTGATAGTGGAAGCTGATAGATTCTTCTCTGCTCTCGAGCTTAACAAAGCCAAAGTCGCTTCTCTCAAGTACGAGTACAGCGATTTAAAAGACAAGCTAGGCAATATCCAGACGGAAGTTGATGCAAACTCTGAGACAATCCGTCAGATTGACGACCAAATCGCTCAGCTACAAGCTAGACGCACTGAGCTGACCCGTTGTATCAGtaaaaaggagaaagagaaagtTGATCTGAGCTATGGGCAGAAGATGGTGGCTAACTCGATTCCAAAAGTGGTGCAGGAAGTTCAAGCAGCTAACTCCAAGAAACCAGAATGGGAGATGAAGAAAGAAAATGCTGTTAAACGCGAAGAAGAGATCCTCAATAAGTTCGCCTCTCTCAAAG CCCTCCACATCAGTACATAG
- the LOC106432920 gene encoding uncharacterized protein LOC106432920 isoform X1 — MDTDQEMSQNPPGFDGEQVPVSNHNFWENTLFDGDDHVKRSSFTPGETDLNQLPAIPPVSSGQGLPFAPVDFPSPGDVWTWRVGRRVSATGFHKDRFLILPERLKMKNAPKSFASKNTLSRYLETNFPEMDVNAFFASFSWNIPALFQPSADRVDAASLFEETNKEGENVEDGKNEGSTSRYSQRKRKQVQTQTYEPLQVKPKAIGRKATKQKPSSSSRRSTRQKQGDVVDLEAEEEEEKEAAATKPGNRMKKRRGSAAEKQEDAPIPHVYVSPMNGVLAVSHSPVEINPEEFDNYLNTLENLLQQQPSQAGQESSSSSSLPVTASSPVKEYEWAEARMKLSSLLDKDFSSLLMSNEAAELAALATKLKKDPSLSAEEIVRLKLIEEIPTFSQVFQENKNVIVEADRFFSALELNKAKVASLKYEYSDLKDKLGNIQTEVDANSETIRQIDDQIAQLQARRTELTRCISKKEKEKVDLSYGQKMVANSIPKVVQEVQAANSKKPEWEMKKENAVKREEEILNKFASLKGATLYDSMSTMRMSLMTPKQI; from the exons ATGGATACGGATCAAGAGATGAGTCAAAATCCGCCTGG ATTTGATGGTGAACAAGTCCCAGTCAGTAACCACAACTTTTGGGAGAACACATTGTTTGATGGTGATGATCATGTGAAGAGAAGCTCCTTTACTCCTGGTGAAACGGATCTGAACCAACTCCCAGCGATTCCACCGGTTTCTAGTGGTCAAGGTTTGCCTTTTGCGCCTGTTGATTTCCCCAGCCCCGGCGATGTCTGGACGTGGAGAGTTGGGAGGAGAGTGAGTGCTACTGGGTTTCATAAGGATAGGTTCCTCATCCTCCCTGAGAGGCTTAAGATGAAGAATGCACCAAAGTCATTTGCCAGCAAAAACACTCTTTCTCGTTATCTCGAGACGAATTTCCCTGAGATGGATGTTAATGCCTTCTTTGCATCTTTTAGCTGGAACATCCCTGCTTTGTTTCAGCCCTCCGCCGATAGAG TTGATGCTGCATCTCTCTTTGAAGAGACTAACAAAGAAGGTGAGAATGTTGAGGATGGGAAGAATGAAGGTTCAACTTCGCGTTACAGCCAGAGGAAGAGAAAACAGGTGCAGACACAGACTTATGAGCCTCTTCAAGTTAAACCTAAAGCTATCGGCAGGAAAGCAACCAAACAGAAGCCATCCTCTTCTTCTAGACGCTCCACAAGACAGAAACAAGGCGATGTGGTTGACTtggaagcagaagaagaagaagagaaggaagcaGCTGCAACAAAACCCGGCAATAGAATGAAGAAACGCAGAGGTAGCGCTGCAGAGAAACAAGAAGATGCTCCGATTCCTCATGTCTATGTTTCTCCTATGAACGGTGTCCTTGCGGTCTCTCACTCCCCTGTGGAGATCAACCCGGAAGAGTTTGACAATTATCTTAACACACTGGAGAATCTTCTTCAGCAGCAGCCTTCACAAGCAGGACaggagtcttcttcttcttcttctcttcctgtTACTGCAAGCTCTCCAGTGAAAGAATATGAATGGGCAGAAGCTCGGATGAAGCTTTCATCGCTTCTCGACAAAGACTTCTCTTCCTTGCTCATGTCTAATGAAGCTGCGGAGCTAGCAGCCTTGGCAACAAAACTTAAGAAAGATCCAAGCCTCTCAGCTGAAGAGATTGTGAGGTTGAAGCTTATCGAAGAGATTCCAACTTTCAGCCAAGTGTTTCAGGAGAACAAGAACGTGATAGTGGAAGCTGATAGATTCTTCTCTGCTCTCGAGCTTAACAAAGCCAAAGTCGCTTCTCTCAAGTACGAGTACAGCGATTTAAAAGACAAGCTAGGCAATATCCAGACGGAAGTTGATGCAAACTCTGAGACAATCCGTCAGATTGACGACCAAATCGCTCAGCTACAAGCTAGACGCACTGAGCTGACCCGTTGTATCAGtaaaaaggagaaagagaaagtTGATCTGAGCTATGGGCAGAAGATGGTGGCTAACTCGATTCCAAAAGTGGTGCAGGAAGTTCAAGCAGCTAACTCCAAGAAACCAGAATGGGAGATGAAGAAAGAAAATGCTGTTAAACGCGAAGAAGAGATCCTCAATAAGTTCGCCTCTCTCAAAG GAGCGACCTTATATGATTCTATGTCTACGATGAGGATGAGTTTGATGACcccaaaacaaatatga
- the LOC106410695 gene encoding serine/threonine-protein kinase STY13 isoform X2, with protein MEKRSGEEEEGGVGKKDRIFRADKIDLKSLDKQLEKHLSRVWSRNLEITHKAKEEEWEINLAKLETRNVIARGTFGTVYKGIYDGEAVAVKVLDWEDDGQESKTNRTLFRQEVTVWHKLNHPNVTKFVGASMGTTNLKIPTADSENSLPQQACCVVVEYVSGGTLKQYLIRNRRKKLAFKVVIKLALDLSRGLSYLHSEKIVHRDVKTENMLLDVQSNLKIADFGVARVEALNPKDMTGETGTLGYMAPEMASHTTEGVMFTALEYVYGKSTAVKCLILILALSMFLQLLSYII; from the exons ATGGAGAAGAGatcaggagaagaagaagaaggaggtgTTGGGAAGAAAGACAGGATCTTTCGAGCAGACAAGATCGATTTGAAGAGTTTAGATAAACAGCTTGAGAAACATCTGAGTAGGGTTTGGTCGAGGAACCTTGAGATAACTCATAAAGCTAAGGAGGAAGAGTGGGAGATTAATTTGGCTAAGTTGGAAACAAGGAATGTTATTGCTCGTGGTACTTTTGGGACGGTCTATAAAGGCATCTATGATGGTGAAGCTGTTGCag TGAAGGTGCTTGATTGGGAAGATGATGGTCAAGAAAGCAAAACAAATCGGACTTTATTTCGTCAAGAGGTCACTGTTTGGCACAAACTAAACCACCCAAATGTCACTAAG TTTGTTGGAGCATCAATGGGAACAACGAATCTGAAAATACCAACAGCTGATTCAGAAAACTCGTTACCTCAACAAGCTTGTTGTGTGGTTGTGGAATATGTTTCTGGTGGAACGTTGAAACAGTACTTGATCCGTAATAGACGCAAGAAACTCGCGTTTAAAGTTGTTATCAAACTCGCTCTCGACCTCTCTCGAGG GCTAAGCTATCTGCACTCAGAGAAGATTGTGCACCGTGATGTGAAAACAGAGAATATGCTTTTGGATGTTCAAAGTAATCTGAAAATAGCAGATTTTGGAGTAGCGAGAGTGGAAGCTCTGAATCCAAAGGACATGACTGGAGAAACGGGTACTCTTGGATACATGGCTCCTGAG ATGGCAAGCCATACAACAGAAGGTGTGATGTTTACAGCTTTGGAATATGTTTATGGGAAATCTACTGCTGTGAAATGCCTTATCCTGATCTTAGCTTTGTCGATGTTTCTTCAGCTGTTGTCTTACAT AATATGA
- the LOC125597421 gene encoding non-specific lipid transfer protein GPI-anchored 25-like has protein sequence MAATSNAVVLIVILAITFSSSSAVTETQAPSPLALTCTEELVMFSPCLPYVSAPPNNISDAPDPLCCSAFSTSVHSGAGNCLCYLLRQPMILGFPLDRSRLLSLSQICSDLSSDESFESICSPSESPELPPLQSIQFTAPFVYGDKASASSPSFAISREAAGISPTSDQPSPETDSLSSTPESIINGSPKITSFCFLSTIIMTLPTFDLFLLAL, from the exons ATGGCCGCCACAAGCAACGCCGTCGTGCTCATCGTCATACTTGCGATCaccttctcttcctcctccgcaGTGACGGAGACGCAGGCACCTTCTCCACTGGCTCTCACCTGTACGGAGGAGCTAGTCATGTTCTCTCCATGCCTTCCTTACGTCTCGGCTCCACCGAACAACATCTCAGACGCGCCGGATCCTCTTTGCTGCTCGGCTTTCTCCACATCCGTTCATTCCGGCGCCGGAAACTGCCTCTGTTATCTTCTCCGGCAACCTATGATCCTTGGATTCCCGTTGGATAGATCACGACTGCTTTCTCTTTCCCAGATCTGTAGCGATCTTAGCTCCGACGAATCTTTCGAGTCTATCTGCTCGCCATCAG AGTCGCCGGAGCTTCCGCCGCTTCAGAGCATTCAGTTCACAGCTCCTTTTGTTTACG GTGATAAAGCTTCCGCATCTTCTCCATCGTTCGCCATTTCACGGGAAGCCGCCGGAATTTCACCAACCTCCGATCAACCCTCACCAGAGACAGATAGCTTATCATCAACACCAGAATCCATCATAAACGGCTCCCCAAAGATCACAAGCTTCTGCTTTCTCTCGACCATCATCATGACGCTGCCCACTTTTGATCTCTTCCTTTTGGCTTTGTGA
- the LOC106411027 gene encoding pentatricopeptide repeat-containing protein At4g14850: protein MTLLTANALGSLLANAISTSSMRLGRVVHARIVKTLDSPPPPFLANYLINMYSKLDHPDSARLLLRLTPSRNVVSWTSLVSGLVQNGHFSSALLEFLEMRREGVFPNDFTFPCAFKAAASLRWPVTGKQIHALSVKCGRILDVFVGCSAFDMYCKTKLRGDARKMFDEIPQRNLATWNAFLSNSVTDGRPREAVGAFIEFRKIGGHPNSITFCAFLNACSDGLLLSLGEQLHGLVFCSGFDTDVSVCNGLIDFYGKCKKIHCSETVFAEMGTRNAVSWCSLVAAYVQNHEDEKASLLFLRSRKEIVETSDFMISSTLSACAGMAGLELGRSVHAHAVKACVERTIFVGSALVDMYGKCGCIEDSEQAFDEMPEKNLVTMNSLIGGYAHQGQVDMALALFDQMAPRGSGPAPNYMTFVSVLSACSRAGDVENGMEIFDSMKSSYGIEPGAEHYSCVVDMLGRAGMVERAYEFIKKMPIQPTISVWGALQNACRMHSKPHLGVLAAENLFKLDPKDSGNHVLLSNTFAAAGRWAEANTVREEMKGVGIRKGTGYSWVTVKNQIHTFQAKDISHRMNKEIQTMLSKLRNEMEAAGYKPDLKLSLYDLEEEEKAAEVAHHSEKLALAFGLLALPLGVPIRITKNLRICGDCHSFFKFVSGSVKRDIIVRDNNRFHRFVGGTCSCKDYW from the exons ATGACACTCCTCACGGCGAACGCTCTCGGCTCACTTCTCGCGAATGCAATCTCCACGAGCTCTATGCGTTTGGGCCGTGTCGTCCACGCGCGAATCGTCAAGACCCTCGACTCGCCTCCTCCTCCCTTCCTGGCAAACTACCTCATCAACATGTACTCCAAACTCGACCATCCCGACTCGGCTCGACTCCTTCTCCGCCTAACTCCTTCCCGGAACGTCGTCTCTTGGACGTCACTCGTGTCCGGGCTAGTTCAAAACGGTCACTTCTCCTCCGCGTTGCTTGAGTTCTTGGAAATGCGACGGGAAGGTGTTTTCCCTAACGACTTCACCTTCCCTTGCGCCTTCAAAGCCGCGGCTTCTTTGCGGTGGCCGGTTACTGGGAAACAGATTCATGCGCTTTCTGTCAAGTGTGGACGTATACTTGATGTCTTTGTTGGCTGCAGTGCTTTTGATATGTATTGTAAGACCAAGCTTAGGGGTGATGCTCGCAAGATGTTCGATGAAATTCCTCAGAGGAATCTTGCAACTTGGAATGCTTTTTTGTCTAACTCTGTCACTGATGGAAGGCCTAGGGAAGCTGTTGGAGCTTTTATTGAGTTCAGGAAGATTGGTGGACACCCCAATTCCATAACTTTTTGCGCTTTCCTAAATGCTTGCTCAGATGGGTTGTTACTTAGTCTAGGTGAGCAGTTGCATGGGCTTGTGTTTTGTAGCGGGTTCGATACAGATGTGTCAGTGTGTAATGGGTTGATCGATTTCTATGGAAAGTGTAAGAAGATTCACTGCAGTGAAACTGTGTTTGCTGAAATGGGGACAAGAAATGCTGTTTCTTGGTGTTCCTTGGTGGCTGCGTATGTGCAGAATCATGAAGATGAGAAGGCGTCTTTGTTGTTCCTACGTTCAAGGAAGGAGATTGTTGAGACTTCTGATTTTATGATCTCAAGCACTCTGAGTGCGTGTGCCGGTATGGCAGGTCTTGAGTTGGGGAGATCGGTACATGCTCACGCTGTGAAAGCTTGCGTTGAAAGGACTATCTTTGTGGGAAGTGCACTAGTTGACATGTATGGAAAATGCGGATGTATAGAAGATTCTGAACAAGCTTTCGATGAGATGCCTGAAAAGAACTTAGTGACGATGAATTCACTGATCGGTGGATATGCTCATCAGGGTCAGGTTGATATGGCATTGGCGTTATTTGATCAAATGGCACCACGTGGTTCCGGTCCGGctccaaattatatgacgtttgtGTCCGTGCTTTCAGCTTGTAGTAGAGCAGGGGATGTGGAAAACGGTATGGAGATATTTGATTCGATGAAGAGCAGTTACGGCATCGAGCCAGGAGCTGAGCACTATTCATGCGTTGTCGACATGCTAGGGAGAGCTGGGATGGTGGAACGAGCATACGAATTCATAAAGAAAATGCCAATTCAACCCACAATCTCGGTTTGGGGCGCTCTTCAGAATGCTTGTAGGATGCATAGTAAGCCACACCTCGGAGTATTGGCAGCTGAGAACCTTTTTAAACTTGACCCTAAAGATTCTGGCAACCACGTTCTGCTTTCCAATACGTTTGCAGCAGCTGGAAG GTGGGCGGAAGCCAACACCGTGAGAGAGGAGATGAAAGGGGTAGGAATCAGGAAAGGAACCGGGTACAGTTGGGTCACAGTAAAGAACCAAATCCATACGTTTCAAGCTAAGGACATATCACACAGAATGAACAAAGAGATCCAGACAATGCTGTCCAAGCTAAGGAATGAGATGGAGGCTGCAGGGTACAAGCCCGACCTGAAACTCTCTCTTTACGATCTGGAGGAAGAGGAGAAAGCAGCGGAAGTCGCGCACCACAGTGAGAAACTGGCTCTAGCGTTTGGCTTGCTAGCTTTACCACTCGGTGTTCCCATCAGGATCACAAAGAACCTTAGGATCTGTGGAGATTGTCACAGCTTCTTCAAGTTTGTGTCTGGGAGTGTTAAGAGAGATATCATTGTGAGAGACAATAACCGGTTTCATCGGTTCGTGGGTGGGACTTGTTCTTGTAAGGATTATTGGTAA